A portion of the Canis aureus isolate CA01 chromosome 32, VMU_Caureus_v.1.0, whole genome shotgun sequence genome contains these proteins:
- the DTWD1 gene encoding tRNA-uridine aminocarboxypropyltransferase 1 → MSLNPPIFLKEKEENNSKFIEIQHSQTTSIAAEDPLQNLRLASQEVLQKAQQSGRSKCLKCGGSRMFYCYTCYVPVENVPIEQMPLVKLPLKIDIIKHPNETDGKSTAVHAKLLAPDFVNIYTYPCIPEYEEKDHEVALVFPGPKSVSIKDISFHLQKRIQNVRDKNDDPDRPSIKRKKMEEQDLNDKCQDATLKKIIFIDSTWNQTNKIFTDERLQGLLQVELKTRKTCFWRHQKGKPDTFLSTIEAIYYFLVDYHTDILKEKYQGQYDNLLFFYSFMYQLIKNAKCSGDKETRKLTH, encoded by the exons ATGTCTCTCAATCCACCTATATTcctcaaagaaaaggaagaaaataattcaaaatttatagaaatacaacacTCACAAACTACTTCCATAGCTGCAGAAGATCCTCTTCAAAACTTACGCTTAGCATCTCAAGAAGTCCTTCAAAAAGCTCAGCAAAGTGGAAGATCAAAATGTCTCAAATGTGGTGGTTCAAGAATGTTCTATTGCTATACATGTTATGTCCCAGTTGAAAATGTACCTATTGAACAGATGCCACTTGTGAAG ctcccACTGAAGATTGATATCATTAAACATCCAAATGAAACAGATGGCAAAAGTACTGCTGTACATGCAAAACTATTAGCAcctgattttgtaaatatttacacgTATCCCTGTATTCCAGAATACGAAGAAAAGGACCATGAA GTTGCGCTTGTTTTTCCTGGACCTAAGTCTGTCTCaataaaagatatttcttttcatCTGCAAAAAAGGATTCAAAATGTTAGAGACAAAAATGATGACCCTGACAGGCCATCTATTAAACGCAAGAAAATGGAAGAACAGGATTTGAATGACAAGTGCCAAGACgcaacactgaaaaaaattatatttatagataGCACCTggaaccaaacaaacaaaatattcacTGATGAAAGACTTCAAG GATTGTTACAAGTTGAgttgaaaacaagaaaaacttgCTTTTGGCGCCATCAAAAAGGAAAGCCAGATACCTTCCTTTCCACAATTGAAGCCATTTACTATTTTCTGGTAGACTACCATACTgatatattaaaagagaaataccAAGGACAATATGACAATCtcttatttttctactcttttatGTACCAGTTGATAAAGAATGCCAAATGCTCTGGAGATAAGGAAACAAGAAAACTTACCCATTAG